From the genome of Haemophilus parainfluenzae, one region includes:
- a CDS encoding alternative ribosome-rescue factor A — protein sequence MTKKTKSAVENQPIYQHTKGVVKDNAVMALLHDKLFRQRVEKKRKGKGSYQRKAKYASNWFEKPDDKVFDFRNFIIGFFVSISV from the coding sequence ATGACGAAAAAAACAAAAAGTGCGGTTGAAAATCAGCCCATTTATCAACACACCAAAGGTGTCGTGAAAGATAATGCCGTGATGGCACTATTACACGACAAATTATTCCGCCAACGCGTTGAGAAAAAACGTAAAGGTAAAGGCAGTTACCAACGCAAAGCAAAATATGCGAGCAATTGGTTTGAAAAGCCCGATGATAAAGTTTTTGATTTCAGAAATTTTATCATCGGGTTTTTCGTTTCAATTTCAGTATAA
- the arsC gene encoding arsenate reductase (glutaredoxin) (This arsenate reductase requires both glutathione and glutaredoxin to convert arsenate to arsenite, after which the efflux transporter formed by ArsA and ArsB can extrude the arsenite from the cell, providing resistance.) — translation MSVTIYHNPRCSKSRETLALLEEKGIQPTIELYLQQHYSVEALQQLANKLGLDDVRKMMRTKDELYQSLGLANPALTNDDLLKAISENSALLERPIVVKGEKAKIGRPPESVLTIL, via the coding sequence ATGTCTGTGACGATTTATCATAATCCGCGTTGCTCAAAAAGCCGTGAAACCTTAGCTTTATTAGAAGAAAAAGGCATTCAACCGACGATTGAACTTTATTTACAACAACACTACTCTGTTGAAGCATTGCAGCAACTGGCTAATAAATTAGGATTAGATGATGTCAGAAAAATGATGCGTACCAAAGATGAGCTTTATCAATCATTAGGGTTAGCTAATCCTGCATTAACGAATGATGATTTATTAAAAGCCATCAGTGAAAATTCAGCCCTATTAGAACGCCCGATTGTCGTAAAAGGTGAAAAAGCTAAAATTGGACGACCGCCTGAAAGCGTACTCACCATTTTGTAA
- a CDS encoding AI-2E family transporter has protein sequence MLEMLKNWYSRRLSDPQAMGLLAILLFGFIAIYFFSDLIAPLLIAIVLAYLLEMPINFLTKKLKFPRMLATLVIFGGFITLALLIFFGLVPTLWNQTISLLSDLPAMFNKLHEWLLALPEHYPELIDYTMIDTFFSAARAKILGFGESAVKLSITSLMNLVSLGIYAFLVPLMMFFMLKDKTELLAGVSRFLPKNRLLASKVWNEMQQQIANYIHGKLLEILIVGVVTYIIFLSFGLNYPLLLSVAVGLSVLVPYIGAVLVTIPVALVAMFQFGISPTFWYLIVAFAVSQLLDGNLLVPYLFSEVVNLHPLVIIISVLIFGGLWGFWGVFFAIPLATLVKAVINALPD, from the coding sequence ATGTTAGAAATGCTAAAAAATTGGTATAGCCGTCGCTTAAGCGATCCGCAGGCGATGGGGCTACTTGCCATTTTGTTGTTTGGCTTTATTGCGATTTATTTCTTTAGTGATTTAATCGCCCCGTTGCTGATTGCCATTGTATTAGCATATTTATTGGAAATGCCAATTAATTTCCTAACGAAAAAATTAAAATTTCCTCGAATGCTCGCCACTCTAGTCATTTTTGGTGGATTTATAACTTTGGCATTATTAATTTTCTTCGGGCTTGTACCTACACTATGGAATCAAACCATTTCTTTGTTAAGTGATTTACCGGCGATGTTCAATAAGTTACATGAATGGTTGTTAGCCCTTCCTGAGCATTATCCTGAACTCATTGACTATACCATGATTGACACCTTTTTCAGTGCTGCTCGAGCGAAGATTTTGGGCTTTGGTGAATCTGCGGTGAAATTGTCGATTACCTCATTAATGAACCTTGTATCACTGGGTATTTATGCGTTTTTAGTGCCATTAATGATGTTCTTTATGCTGAAAGATAAAACTGAGCTTCTTGCTGGCGTGAGCCGATTTTTACCTAAAAATCGTCTTTTAGCCTCTAAAGTATGGAATGAAATGCAGCAACAAATTGCGAATTATATTCATGGTAAGCTGTTGGAAATTTTGATTGTCGGCGTGGTGACTTATATCATCTTTTTAAGCTTTGGTTTGAATTATCCGCTCTTACTTTCTGTTGCCGTTGGGTTGTCTGTATTAGTGCCTTATATCGGCGCGGTATTGGTGACGATTCCTGTTGCGTTAGTGGCGATGTTCCAGTTTGGCATTTCCCCAACGTTTTGGTATTTAATTGTGGCCTTTGCGGTGAGTCAACTTCTAGATGGAAACTTGTTGGTACCGTATTTATTCTCTGAAGTCGTTAATTTACACCCTTTAGTAATCATTATTTCAGTGCTGATTTTTGGCGGATTATGGGGATTCTGGGGAGTATTCTTCGCGATTCCATTGGCAACGCTCGTCAAAGCTGTGATAAATGCATTGCCGGATTAG